In one window of Arachis ipaensis cultivar K30076 chromosome B06, Araip1.1, whole genome shotgun sequence DNA:
- the LOC107646162 gene encoding pectinesterase 3: MDSINSFKGYGKVDEAEQQAFQKKTRKRLIILIVSSIVLIAVIIAAVLGTVLHSRRSSSSGPSTELSPVSSLRAVCEVTQYPESCMSSISSLPDYSNTTDPHLLFSLSLRVAINELSNLSHYPFKLRSSIKEPRLQKAIDVCATVLADAVANFNDSVSTLDAAGKLPSTTKISDIKTWVSAAITNQDTCLDALEEVNNSTAANAALEDMKTTMKNSTEFSSNSLAIVTRILGLLSQFNSPVNRRRLLGFPEWVGAAERRLLLDNGNTATGTTTPDAVVASDGSAQYKTIKEAVLAVKKKSEKRFVIYVKAGTYVENIDLDKDTWNVMIYGDGSDKTIISGSRNFIDGTPTFETATFAVKGKGFIAKDIRFKNTAGADKHQAVALRSGADQSVFYRCSFEGFQDTLYAHSNRQFYRDCDITGTIDFIFGNAAVVFQNCKIMPRQPLPNQFNTITAQGKKDPNQNTGIVIQKCSFSAFASDLQAPTYLGRPWKDFSTTVIMQSDIASFLKPVGWISWVANVDPPKTIFYGEYRNTGPGSDVSQRVKWAGYNPSLTETDAVKFTVQSFIQGPDWLPDSAVNFDSTL; this comes from the exons ATGGATTCGATAAACTCGTTCAAAGGGTATGGCAAAGTGGACGAGGCAGAGCAGCAAGCCTTCCAGAAGAAGACTCGCAAGCGCCTCATCATACTCATAGTCTCCTCCATAGTCCTCATCGCCGTCATCATCGCCGCCGTCCTAGGCACCGTCCTACACAGCCGCCGTTCCTCTTCCTCTGGCCCCTCAACGGAGCTATCCCCGGTGTCCTCTCTGAGGGCCGTGTGCGAAGTCACCCAGTACCCAGAGTCGTGCATGTCGAGCATCTCGTCCCTCCCAGACTACTCCAACACCACCGACCCACACCTCCTCTTCAGCCTCTCCCTCCGCGTAGCCATTAACGAGCTCTCCAACCTCTCCCATTATCCTTTCAAGCTCCGTTCCTCCATCAAGGAACCCCGTCTCCAGAAAGCCATTGATGTCTGTGCTACGGTCCTCGCCGACGCTGTCGCCAATTTCAACGACTCCGTCTCCACCCTCGACGCCGCCGGCAAGCTACCATCTACCACCAAGATCAGTGACATTAAGACCTGGGTGAGCGCCGCCATCACCAACCAAGATACCTGCTTGGACGCCCTCGAGGAGGTTAATAACTCCACCGCCGCCAACGCCGCCCTCGAGGACATGAAAACCACCATGAAGAACTCCACGGAGTTCTCGAGCAACAGCCTGGCCATCGTGACGAGGATCCTGGGGCTGCTCTCCCAATTCAACAGCCCGGTGAACAGGCGGCGGCTTCTGGGGTTCCCGGAGTGGGTGGGGGCGGCGGAGAGGAGGCTGCTGCTGGATAATGGGAACACCGCGACGGGAACAACGACGCCGGATGCGGTGGTGGCGAGCGATGGGAGTGCGCAGTACAAGACGATAAAGGAGGCGGTGCTTGCCGTGAAGAAGAAGAGCGAGAAGAGATTCGTGATATATGTGAAGGCAGGGACTTATGTTGAGAACATTGATTTGGATAAGGACACTTGGAATGTGATGATCTACGGTGATGGAAGTGACAAGACCATCATATCCGGCAGCCGCAACTTCATCGACGGCACTCCCACTTTTGAGACTGCCACTTTCG CTGTGAAGGGAAAGGGTTTCATTGCAAAGGACATACGGTTCAAGAACACGGCAGGCGCAGACAAGCATCAGGCGGTGGCACTGCGATCAGGGGCGGACCAATCAGTGTTCTACAGGTGCTCGTTCGAGGGTTTCCAGGACACACTGTACGCCCATTCCAACAGGCAGTTCTACCGCGACTGCGACATCACCGGCACCATCGACTTCATCTTTGGCAATGCCGCAGTGGTCTTCCAGAACTGCAAGATCATGCCACGTCAGCCTCTCCCCAACCAGTTCAACACCATAACCGCGCAGGGAAAGAAAGACCCCAACCAGAACACCGGCATCGTCATCCAGAAATGCTCCTTCTCTGCCTTCGCCAGTGATCTTCAGGCCCCTACCTACCTTGGCCGCCCTTGGAAGGATTTTTCCACCACCGTCATCATGCAGTCCGATATCGCCTCCTTCTTGAAGCCCGTGGGCTGGATAAGCTGGGTTGCCAATGTCGATCCACCAAAAACTATATTTTACGGTGAGTACCGCAACACTGGGCCTGGATCCGATGTCTCGCAACGGGTTAAGTGGGCTGGCTATAACCCCTCTCTAACTGAAACCGATGCTGTCAAATTCACAGTGCAGTCCTTTATTCAAGGCCCAGATTGGTTGCCAGATTCTGCTGTAAACTTTGACTCCACTCTCTGA